In Pseudomonas sp. ADAK2, the genomic window TGTGCACACGCTGGGTGAGCATGCTTTCCATGCGGCGGCTGTAATCGAATTGCTTGCCGGCCATGGTCAGTTCGGAGTTCTCCGCCTGATCGGACAGCAGGTTGCCCTTCTGGTCGACAACGGTGATCTGCGACTTGCTCAGTTCCGGAACGCTGGTGGCGACCAGGTTGATGATCGCCAGTACCTGGCCTGGCTCCAGGGAGCGGCCGGAATACAGCTCAACCAGAATCGACGCACTTGGCTTGCGCTCATCGCGCACGAACACCGAGCTTTTCGGAATCGCCAGGTGCACACGGGCACCCTTGACGTTGTTCAGGCTGGAAATGGTGCGGGCCAGTTCGCCTTCGAGGCCGCGACGATAACGGGTCGCTTCCATGAACTGGCTGGTGCCCAGGCCCTGGTCCTTGTCGAGGATTTCAAAACCGATGTTGCCGTCGCTGGGAGTGACACCAGCCGCGGCGAGCTTGAGGCGCGCACGGGACACATCATCGGCCTTGACCAGCAAGGCACCGGAGTTCGGTTCAACGGTGTAAGGAATGTCAGCGGCGGCCAGGGTTTCCATGACCTGCTTGGCGTCCATACCGGCAAGACTGCCGTACAGAGGCCGGTAGTCCGGCTGCTGCGACCACAACACCACGGCAAAGCCAATCGCCACGCTCGCAGCCAGGCCGACCAACAGGCCCACCTGACGCAGCATGGTCATCTCGGAGAGGTTTTCCAGGAAGGACAACCCGAACAGCGGCGGTTTGCCGTCTACTGGGGTGGCCTTGGCCGGAACATTATCGGCGATTGCATCTGCCATGACTCAATATCGTCCTTAAACCGGCATCTGCATGATGTCTTGGTAAGCCTGAACCAGCTTGTTACGCACCTGGGTCAACGCCTGGAAAGACACACTGGCCTTCTGCGAGGAAATCATCACATCCGTCAGATCAACGCCGCTCTTGCCAATTTCAAAGGCACTGGACAGTTGACTCGACGCCTGCTGGGTGTCGTTCACTTTATTGACGGCCTGACCGAGCATGTCGGCAAAGCTGCTGCCACCCAGTTCAGGAACGGCGGCAGTCGATTTCGGTGCCGACATCGCGTCCATTTGCATGGACCGCATGTCCAACATCAATCGATTAAATTCAATACCTTGGCTCATGGTCTGCTCTCTTCGTCGACCCGCAATTTTTTGACACTCACTCGGCGGGTAGTGAGGTGTTAGCAACAAGGGTGCCAGCTCGGTGGCCTGGCTTCACAAAAGCCTTCCCGGTGAATCAGGTGGCGAACAGATAAGCTTCCACATCCATTCCGGCGTCACGCATTTGCGCCAGTTTGTAGCGCAAGGTGCGCGGGCTGATGCCCAGGCGTTCGGCGGCCTCTTTGCGACGGCCACGCTCGGCGCGCAGGGTGTCGATGATCATCTGGAACTCATGTCGACGCAGGTCGTCGCCCAGGGCACTGGCCGAATCGGCCTCGACTTCCACGGCCCGCACCGGCGTCAATGCGGGTAATGGCGCACAGGCGACCGGCCCCGACAGGCAGAAATCCTGCGGCTGAATCAAACCGCCCTGCTGCAGAATCAGCGCGCGCTGGATGGCGTTATCCAGCTCACGCACATTACCCGGCCACGGATAACCGATCAGGCACGCTTGCGCCTCGGGCGAGAGTCTGGCCGCGGCATGCTTCATTTTATTGACGTGTTTGGCCAGAAGACGCTCGGCCAGCGGCAGGATGTCGGCGGTGCGCTCGCGCAACGGACGCCAGGCCAGCGGAAAAACCGACAGCCGATAGTAAAGGTCTTCACGGAAACGCCCCGCTGCCACTTCACCGGCCAGGTCACGGTTGGTGGTGGCGACGACGCGGATGTCCAGGCTGATCGGCTTGCGCGCCCCCACCCGTTCGACTTCCCGCTCTTGCAACACCCGCAGCAATTTGGCCTGCAAGCCCATGGGCATTTCCGAAATTTCGTCGAGCAGGATAGTCCCGCCGTCGGCCTGTTCGAACTTGCCGGCCTGAGCCGCGATGGCGCCGGTGAACGAGCCTTTCTCGTGACCGAACAACGTGGCCTCGAGCATGTTGTCGGGGATTGCCGCGCAGTTGATGGCAATGAATGGCTGACTGGCGCGATGGGAATGCTGGTGGATATAGCGCGCCAGCACTTCCTTGCCGGTGCCGGACTCACCGGAGATCAACACCGTGGAATCGCTGCGCGCCACTCGCGCGGCCAGTTCGAGCAATTGCGCACTGGCCGGTTCGAAGGCGATCGGCCCCTCACCGTCGGTGGCGCCGAGACTGCCCAACGCATGGCGCGCCACCAGATCGAGCAAGGCCTTGGGTTCGAACGGCTTGACCAGGTAATCCGCCGCCCCCTGACGCATAGCGTCGACTGCCCGCTCCACGGCGCCATGCGCGGTCATCAGCAGCACCGGCAATTGCGGCTGCCGCGCCCGCAACAATCCGAGCAATTGATGGCCATCCATGCCTGGCATGTTGACGTCACTGACCACCAGATTGAACGCCTCGACGCCGACCGCCGTCAGCGCCTCTTCCGCCGAACCGACGGCCTTGTAATCATGCCCCGCGAGCAGCAGCGTATCCGCCAGTGCCTCGCGCAGCGCGCGGTCATCCTCGACCAGTAGAACCTTGATTGCCATGCCCTTCACTCCGCGTCCGATGCGCTGATAAACAACGGCAGGGACACCAGCGCACAGGTACCGCGACCGAGCCGCGAGCGCAACTGCAATTCTCCCTGATGAGCACGGGCCACTGCCTTGACCACGGTCAGGCCCAGGCCGGTTCCGGTGGTCTTGGTGGTGAAAAATGGCTCGCCCAGGCGCGCCAGTACCGTGTCATCGATGCCGCTGCCGCTGTCACTGACGCACAGGCGCAGATTGCTGCCACGGGTATAGAGGTGAACCTTCAGGCGCACGGCACCGTTGCTGGCCTGGATCGCATTTTCGATCAGATTCAGAATCGCCCCGACCAGGGTGTCGCGATTGCACAGCAACTCCCCCGCGTGACTGTCGCACTGCCAACGGATCGGCAGGTCTTGAACGTGGGTCAGCGCCGCGGCTTGCAGCGATTGCAGCAGCTCCTTGGGCGTGACGCGGTTGGTCAGCGGCAATTCGCCGCGAGCGAACACGAGCATGTCGCGCACCTGATGCTCCAGTTCGTGCAGGCGTTCTTTCAAACGGCCGGCGAAGCGTTGCTGAGTGGCGACCGGCAATTCCTGCTCAGTCAAATGACTGGCGTACAGCAGGGCTGCGGACAGCGGCGTGCGAATCTGATGAGCCAGCGAGGCAACCATTCGACCCAGGGACGACAGGCGCTCATGGCGGGCCAGTTGATCTTGCAGGTGACGGGTTTCGGTCAGGTCGTTGAGCAGCACCAACTGACCAGGCTCGGCATCCAGCGAGCGGGTGGCGATCGACAGACGCCGACCGTCCTTGAGGGAGATTTCATGACCGTCGTCTTCACGGGGCGCAAAGCAGCGCGCAATCACCTGGCGCCACAGCTCGCCTTCGAGGGGCAGGCCGAGCAACTCGCAGGCCGCCGGGTTAGCTTCGCGCACCATGCCCTGGGCGTCGATCACGATGACGCCACCGGGTAACAGATCAAGGAGGTTTTGCAGGCGGTTGGCCAGGCGTTCTTTTTCCGCCAGTTCCTGCATGCGTTGGGCACTGACCACCGCCAGCTCACCCTTGAGCTCGGTGACCCGGGCTTCGAGCATGCTGTAGGAGTCAGTCAATTGGCTCGACATCTGGTTGAACAGCACGAACGCCTGCTCAAGACCCAGCCGGCTTGTCTGCTCTACGGACGACGGTTGCCCCGAAGCGTCAGGGACAGGAGACATCTGGGCGGCTTGGGGCATCGTGCTCTCTCGCTTGGCTGACCGTCAGTGAAACGGAACGTTGCGAGAGATGTAGCAATACCCGTGCCTAAAAAAAAACGCTTATAAATGAAGGAGTTGAAAAACAGGCGTCAATCATCTGCCTGTTCATCTCCGTCACGACGACTCATGCCGTACTTGCGCATCTTCTCCACCAGGGTGGTGCGACGAATACGCAGGCGCTCGGCAGCGCGCGCCACAATGCCATTGGCATCATCCAGCGCTTGCTGAATCAGCCCTTGCTCCAGACCACCGAGGTAGTCCTTCAGGTCCAGGCCTTCCGGCGGCAGCAGTGCATTGGCGCTGAAGTCCGGGGTATGCCCGTTGATGGCCACCCGCTCTTCCAGATCGCTGCGCAGGCTGTCGACCAGTTGCTCGTCTTCGTCGTCGACGTAGCGGAATTTCTTCGGCAACTCGACCACGCCGATCACCCCGTATGGATGCATGATCGCCATGCGTTCCACCAGGTTGGCCAACTCACGGACGTTGCCCGGCCAGCCGTGACGGCACAGAGACATGATCGCTGCGGAGTTGAAACGGATCGAGCCGCGCTTCTCGTGCTCCATGCGCGAGATCAACTCGTTCATCAGCAACGGGATGTCTTCGACACGTTCGCGCAGTGGCGCCATCTCGATCGGGAATACGTTCAAGCGGTAGTACAAGTCTTCGCGGAAGGCGCCGATCTCGATCATGCTTTCGAGATTCTTGTGAGTCGCCGCGATGATGCGCACATCGGCGCTCTGGGTCTTGTTGCTGCCCACGCGCTCGAAGGTGCGCTCCTGCAGGACCCGCAACAGCTTGACCTGCATCGGCAATGGCATGTCGCCGATTTCGTCGAGGAACAGGGTGCCACCGTTGGCCAGCTCGAAACGCCCGGCACGACTGGTGATCGCGCCAGTGAAGGCGCCCTTCTCGTGGCCGAACAGTTCGCTTTCCAGCAACTCGGCCGGGATCGCCCCGCAGTTGACCGGCACGAACGGCGCGTCACGACGCTTGGAATGGTAATGCAGGTTGCGCGCGACCACTTCCTTGCCGGTACCGGACTCACCGAGGATCAGCACGCTGGCATCGGTGTCGGCTACCTGCTGCATCATCTGGCGCACGTGCTGAATCGCACGGCTGGTGCCGACGAGGCTGCGGAATAGATTGGGTTCACGGTGACGACCGCGCTCGCGGGCCTGGTCGTACATCTCGCGATAGACCTGGGCACGGTGCAGGGAGTCGAGCAACTTGCTGTAGCTGGGC contains:
- a CDS encoding sensor histidine kinase — translated: MSPVPDASGQPSSVEQTSRLGLEQAFVLFNQMSSQLTDSYSMLEARVTELKGELAVVSAQRMQELAEKERLANRLQNLLDLLPGGVIVIDAQGMVREANPAACELLGLPLEGELWRQVIARCFAPREDDGHEISLKDGRRLSIATRSLDAEPGQLVLLNDLTETRHLQDQLARHERLSSLGRMVASLAHQIRTPLSAALLYASHLTEQELPVATQQRFAGRLKERLHELEHQVRDMLVFARGELPLTNRVTPKELLQSLQAAALTHVQDLPIRWQCDSHAGELLCNRDTLVGAILNLIENAIQASNGAVRLKVHLYTRGSNLRLCVSDSGSGIDDTVLARLGEPFFTTKTTGTGLGLTVVKAVARAHQGELQLRSRLGRGTCALVSLPLFISASDAE
- a CDS encoding sigma-54 dependent transcriptional regulator, whose amino-acid sequence is MWRETKILLIDDDSVRRRDLAVILNFLGEENLPCGSHDWQQAVGSLSSSREVICVLIGTVNAPGALLGLLKTLSTWDEFLPVLLMGDNSSVDLPEDQRRRVLSTLEMPPSYSKLLDSLHRAQVYREMYDQARERGRHREPNLFRSLVGTSRAIQHVRQMMQQVADTDASVLILGESGTGKEVVARNLHYHSKRRDAPFVPVNCGAIPAELLESELFGHEKGAFTGAITSRAGRFELANGGTLFLDEIGDMPLPMQVKLLRVLQERTFERVGSNKTQSADVRIIAATHKNLESMIEIGAFREDLYYRLNVFPIEMAPLRERVEDIPLLMNELISRMEHEKRGSIRFNSAAIMSLCRHGWPGNVRELANLVERMAIMHPYGVIGVVELPKKFRYVDDEDEQLVDSLRSDLEERVAINGHTPDFSANALLPPEGLDLKDYLGGLEQGLIQQALDDANGIVARAAERLRIRRTTLVEKMRKYGMSRRDGDEQADD
- the fliE gene encoding flagellar hook-basal body complex protein FliE, producing MSQGIEFNRLMLDMRSMQMDAMSAPKSTAAVPELGGSSFADMLGQAVNKVNDTQQASSQLSSAFEIGKSGVDLTDVMISSQKASVSFQALTQVRNKLVQAYQDIMQMPV
- a CDS encoding sigma-54-dependent transcriptional regulator, which encodes MAIKVLLVEDDRALREALADTLLLAGHDYKAVGSAEEALTAVGVEAFNLVVSDVNMPGMDGHQLLGLLRARQPQLPVLLMTAHGAVERAVDAMRQGAADYLVKPFEPKALLDLVARHALGSLGATDGEGPIAFEPASAQLLELAARVARSDSTVLISGESGTGKEVLARYIHQHSHRASQPFIAINCAAIPDNMLEATLFGHEKGSFTGAIAAQAGKFEQADGGTILLDEISEMPMGLQAKLLRVLQEREVERVGARKPISLDIRVVATTNRDLAGEVAAGRFREDLYYRLSVFPLAWRPLRERTADILPLAERLLAKHVNKMKHAAARLSPEAQACLIGYPWPGNVRELDNAIQRALILQQGGLIQPQDFCLSGPVACAPLPALTPVRAVEVEADSASALGDDLRRHEFQMIIDTLRAERGRRKEAAERLGISPRTLRYKLAQMRDAGMDVEAYLFAT